The Thalassospira sp. TSL5-1 sequence CATCGGGGTGCGACCCAAAGCCGATGATCCCCTTAACTTCCAGGGTGTCGGAAATTTTGCGAATCAGTTCTTCGGACTGATCAATAACCGTCACATCGTTTTGTTCGGCTGCAAGATACTTGGCAATGTGGAACCCCACCTGCCCCGCGCCGCAAATGATGACTTTCATTTATGTTTTCTCCTGATCAAAACCCTGTGGACCAGAACCGGTGCGATGGCATCAATCGCCAACACGGTCCCCGTAAATTCCCAGGCTTTTGAGCTTTCTATGCAAAGCGGAACGTTCCATTCCGATAAAATTGGCAGTTTTCGAAATATTGCCACCAAATCTGTCCACTTGTGTTTGCAAATATTCCTTTTCAAACAATTCGCGGGCTTCACGTAAAGGCAGGGCCATGATTTCGCTGGTTTTATCAAAGACAAGCGATTCAGGCATGTCGGAAAACAATTCACTTGGCAGCATTTTGCCGCTGATCATCTGGGTGCTGTCGCCTGGTGCCATGATCATCAAACGTTCGATCACGTTTTTAAGCTGACGCACATTTCCCGGCCAGTCATAGGCATGCAGGGCGGCAATCGCTTCGGGGGACAGGGTACGACGGGGCAAACCGGTGGCATCAGCATAACGCGACAGGAAATAATCAGCCAGTTCGGGAATATCATCCCGCCGGGCCACCAGTGGCGGCACTTCAAGCGGTACAACGTTGAGCCGGTAATAGAGATCCTGGCGAAATTTCTGTTCTTCGATCTTTTCTTCGAGATTCCGCGACGTGGTCGCGATTACCCGCACATCAACACTGACCGGTACGGAACCGCCGACCCGCACAAAGGTTTGATCCTGCAGGACCCGCACAATTTTGCCCTGGGTTTCAAGCGGCATATCAGCCACTTCATCAAGCAAAAGAGTGCCGCCATGTGCGATTTCCAGCATTCCGGTGCGCGCTTCACGCGTTGCATTGCCAACCGCACCAAACAACGAATCTTCCATCGTCTCGGGTGATATATTTGCGCAATTCAACACAACAAAGGGACCATTTGCCCTTGCTGAATTCTTGTGAACCAGCCGTGCAACCACTTCTTTGCCAACGCCGGCCGGGCCGGAAATAAGAATACGGCTGCCGGTACGGGCGACACGGTCAATCGCCTGGCGCAAATTAACGATTGAAGGGGTTTTTCCGACAATTTCAACATCGCCGCCAGCGCGAAGTGTCAGTTCACGGTTTTCACGGCGCAGGCGCGCATCCTCGATCGCCCGTTCAACAACAAGCAATAACCGGTCCGTATTAAACGGTTTTTCGATAAAATCGTATGCACCATTACGCGATGCTTCAAGCGCGGTTTCAATATTGCCGTGACCGGAAATCATGACTACAGGGACTTCGGGATGTTCGCGCTGGATCAGCTTTAAGGTCTCGATCCCGTCATGCTCGCTCCCCTCCATCCAGATATCAAGCACCACCAGTGTCGGTCGCCGTGCGGCAACCTCAGAGAGGGCCTGCTGGCTCGATGCCGCAGCCCGGGTGGTGTAACCTTCGTCTTCCAGAATGCCAGCAATGAGCGACCGGATGTCTTCTTCATCGTCGACGATTAAAATATCGTGCGCCATGTTTCGACAATAACCTTGGTGTTTCTATTCATTTTTCTTGCCGCACAAAAAATGCGTCATACGGCTGGCGGCAAACTATCACTGTCCGAAGAATTTTCAGTTAATTTTGTAGAATTCTTTGGAAAAGACAATGTCACTCGCGCGCCTGTTTCTTCTCTGTCGGCGAGTATAAGCTCTCCGCCGTGGTCTTCCATGATTTTCTTAACGATCGCCAGACCAAGCCCGGTTCCCTTGCTGCGTGTCGTAACATAAGGCTCGGTCAAACGTTCGCGGTGTTCGGTAGGCAAGCCCCTGCCGTTATCCTCTATCACAATATCAATCCGCTGATCCGGATCGTTGCCTGGGCGAATATAAACGCCAATATGCCCCGGCGGCAGGTCGCCGTCACCTTTATCGCGCCCGGCAATGGCCTCTGCCGCATTTTTAAGGGTATTGATCAGGCACTGGTTCACCTGGCGGGAATCGCATTGGATATGCGTATCGATCCCGTCATCAATGACAAAGTCATATTTAATTGCTGAATGCGCCTGCTGTTGCAAAAATAGGGCATTTTTAGCTAGGTCAGCCAGATTTTCATTGCGCATTTTCGGGCTGGGCATTCGGGCAAAAGACGAAAACTCGTCCACCATTCGACCAATATCGCCAACCTGACGGATGATGGTTTCAATGCAGGTTTTAAATATCTCGGTATCGCTTTGAATTTCCTTAAGATATTTGCGACGCAGCCTCTCCGCCGAAAGTTGGATCGGTGTCAGCGGATTTTTGATTTCATGTGCAATACGTCGTGCAACATCAGCCCAGGCCGCCATACGCTGCGCATTCTGAAGTTCAGTCACATCATCAAAGGTTACAACATAGCCAAAAATGGAACGATCCCCTGCACGCTCGACCGTAACTCGGGCAAGTAACATCAGGTTTAGCCCGTCACGCCGAATTTCGATCTGGCGGGGTTTGGAACGTTCTCCTTCCTTGATGGCCTCGTCAAAAAGCACGTTAAATTCGGGTATAACCTCGCAAATGGGCTGCCCCAATTTGTTGTCAATATCCAGCCCCAACAGTTCCGACGCACTTCGGTTTGGCAAATTAATGCGACAATCGGCATCAAGACCAATCACACCTGCTGTCACCCCACCCAAAATAGCTTCGGTGAAGCGCCGTCTTTCGTCATTCAGACGATTCGCTGCAATCAGTTCGGCACGTTGCGTATCAAGCTGAGCTGTCATCCGGTTAAAGGCCCGGCTTAAGGCCTCCAGCTCGTCTCCCTGCCCGTCTAACGGTACACGGAAGGACAAATCACCGTCACGGACCTTTTCGGCCCCGTTAATCAATTGCGAGATCGGCTCCACCAGCCGCGTTGCAACCGTAAGGCCCAACATCACGGCAGCAAGCAACAGGACCACAGCGATGATGACAAAAATCATCACAAAGGTCACGACGATGCCGGAACGTTCACCTTCAAGGTTTTCATAGGCCTTAACCGCACGTCGGGCCTGTTCGATGCGATCAAGAACGCTGCTGTCAACGAACCGACCCACCAGCAAAAAGCCATCGATAAAATTATCCAGCCGCACAACGGCACGAATGCGGTCCTCGGTATCGCCCAGCATCAGAACAACGTCATTGACCCGCGCCCGGTCAAAGACCTCCTGTGGAACGGGCGCCCCTTCGGGATCATAGGAAAAACTGTAATCGGACTGGGCAATCACCTTGCCGCTGCCATCAATGATCAGGGCTTCGGGTAGACCGCGGGCATCGGCCTGCGCCGTCAATATGCGCGACAAGCGGTTGGGATCGGTTGCAAAGGAAACCCCAAGGCGCTGCAAATCGCTTGCGGTTGCCAAGGCATCGGCGCGGATAAGTTCCTGATGTTCCTGAAGATAAGCTTGGGCAATGACCATGCTTTCTTCAACCGCCGTGCGAATACGGTCGCTAAACCAGCCCTGAATGCCAAAATGCAGAAACAGGGCCGAAAACACGGCCACAATAATGGCGGGCGTTACGGCAACCAGACTGAACATCAAAACCAGCCGTGTGTGCAGCTTTGCCCCGGCGGTTCCCTTGCGCCGCTCCACCCAGATTTGCACCAGCTTGCGCGCCACCAACGTTGCCAGTGCAAGAAGCAATATCAGGTCGATATTAAGCAGGATAATAATGGTACGTGGATCGGGCCGTAATGGCGCCGTTCCCGTCATGGCAAGATAGGTGACTGTCGCGGAAATCAGGGCGGCGATGACCAGTCCGATTGCAAATTTGCGCGACTGTGCAATCCGTCCCAGCAATTTGACAAATGCCGATTGCTGCCATGCCTTACGGCGCTGGCGCACGGGTAAGCTCATTTTGCGCCCCGTACCACTTCCAAACCCAGATCCCGGATTTTCTTGCGTAAGGTATTGCGGTTAAGCCCCAAAACTTCGGCCGCCTTCACCTGATTACCCCGAGTTGCCTCAAGCGTCACGGTTAATAGTGGGCGTTCCATTTCGCGCAAAATGCGGTCATACAGACCACTGGAAGGCAAATCATCGTCATGGGCGTCATAATATTCACGCACATGCCGCTCAATTGATTCCGAAAGCGATTGCGGTTCACCAGCCGGGGCCGATTCTGCCACGCTGTTTTCCGCAAACTCGGTTTCAATCACGTCAACGCCAATCATGTCCTGCGAATAGAGCGCGGTTAAACGCCGCACCATATTCTCAAGCTCGCGAATGTTACCGGGCCAGCGATGCGCCTTCAGGCGTGCCATTGCTTCAGCAGACAGGGTTTTGCGTGGCAGGCCCTGCTCGCTTGCCTGGGCAAGAAAATGATTGACCAGTTCCGGGATATCTTCAAGGCGTTCACGCAGGCTGGGCAAACGAATGGGAACCACATTCAACCGATAGAAAAGATCCTCGCGGAAACTGCCTTCGCGGATCAATTTGCGTAAATCACGGTGTGTTGCGGCAACAATTCGCACATTGACGCGAATGGGGGTTCGACCGCCAACACGGGTATATTCGCCTTCCTGCAAGACACGTAAAAGCCGGGTTTGCGCCTCTAGCGGCATGTCCCCGATTTCATCAAGAAACAGTGTGCCACCTTCGGCCTGCTCAAACCGGCCTACCTTGCGTTCATTGGCACCGGTAAAGGCGCCTTTTTCATGACCAAAAAGCTCGCTTTCAATCAATTCACGCGGGATGGCGGCCATATTGATGGCAACAAACGGGCCGTGCCGACGCGATCCATATTCATGAAGTGCGCGTGCCACCAGTTCCTTACCGGTCCCGCTTTCGCCCGTTACCATCACGGTCAGGTCAGTATTCATCAGGCGCGCCAGCGAACGATAAATTTCCTGCATTGCCGCGGAACGGCCGATTAGCGGCAGGCGATCATCACCCTCCTCGCCTGCCGGTTTGGCATTTTCCTGATTTACCGGTGTTTCAAGCGCACGATCAACAATTCCCATCAATTCGTTCAAATCAAAGGGTTTTGGAAGATATTCAAACGCACCGCGCTGGGCGGCTTTAACCGCTGTTAACAGGGTATTTTGCGCACTCATGACGATAACACGCAGATCGGGGCGCAGCTTGCGAATACGCGGCACCATATCCAGGCCATTTTCGTCGGGCATCATCACATCGGTGATCACCAGATCACCCTCGCCATCCGCGATCCAGTCCCACAGGGTTTTACCGTGTCCGGTGCTACGAACTTCGTGGCCCTGCCGCGACAGAGCCTGCGTCAGAACGGTACGAATGGCGCGATCATCATCGGCGACAAGAATACGGGCTGGTTGCGCACTCATAGTGTTTCTTCCTTGATCCAGCTATCTTTCTGATTGGCTTGAATATCTTCTGCCAGGGTCCGATGATAGATCGGCAGCATAATTTGAAATTCCGCCCCGCCTGTCGGCACGTCTTTTACCTCGATCACGCCGCCATGATCGGCAATGATTTTCGCAACCAAAGCCAACCCCAAACCGGACCCGGTAGGCTTGGTGGTGACGAAGGGATCAAACAGGCTTTCGCGCATATCGGGCGGAATCCCCGGGCCATTATCACGAACGGAAACCACCAGCGGCAAATGCACACGGGTATCGCCGCCTGCAACTGCAAGGCGTACACCATGTTGATAGCGGGTGGAAATCGTAATCAAACCTGTTTCGGACTGTACTGCCTCGGCCGCGTTTTTCACCAGATTTAAAAACACCTGGATCAGCTGATCGCGGTTACCATAAACCGGCGGTAAGGACGGGTCATAGATTTCTTCAAAATGCAGGTTATGACCAAAACCATTTTCGGCCAGGCGACGCACATGTTCCAGCACCGTATGAATATTGACCGCACCGCGCTCCAGCGGCTTGTCCGAAAATATTTCCATGCGGTCAACCAGGTTCACAATCCGGTCGGCTTCATCACAAATCAAGCGGGTCAATACCCGGTCATCTTCGGTTGCCGTCTGTTCGATCAACTGGGCGGCCCCCCGGATGCCTGACAGCGGATTTTTGATTTCATGGGCTAAAATGGCGGCCATCGCACTGACAGATCGTGCCGAATTACGGCTCAGCAACTGGTTATCAATTTTTTGCGCAATCGAACGTGGTTCGAATGTTAAAACGGCACACCCCGTTTCATCCGCCATTGATCCAACCGTTAAATTAACGGCATGGCGCCCAATTTTCGGGCTCTCGATCAGCAGGTCATGGTCAGCAACAAGCGTCGCCTCATCAATCGCCTGCGCAACAAGCGAGAAAACGGGGCTGTCTTCCGGAATGAAATCTTTGAGGTTGCTGCGGCATAATACTGCCGCACTGGTGTTAAACAGTTGTTCGCTCGCCTGGTTGACAAAGCGTATTTTGCCATCCCGATCAGCAACCACAACTGCACTGGCAATGGCGTTCAAAACGCCAGCGGGATCAACAGAATATCCCTTGCCAAAGCCTAGCCTCATTTTTGTCCCCCGATCGTCAATCAGTTATCAGGCAAATGATTGCGGCCATTTCAGGCGGCACATTCACGTAATTCGGTTTCAATTTTGGGTTCATAAAAGGCACGAATGGCATCTTTAACCTGAACCGGATCATCCAGCACATTAACAGTTCGGCGAAACTCGGTTGCGTCGCGCAAACCGTTGCAATACCAGCCAAGATGCTTTCGCGCGATGCGATAACCGGGAATGAGCCCGTGATGATCCAATATTGCATCATAATGGGCCAAAATGGTTTCAAGCTGCTGTTCGAGCGTCGGTGACGGCAGTTTTGTTCCCGTTTTCAGATAATGGGAAACCTGCTTTAAAAACCAGGGCCGCCCCTGCACGCCCCGACCAATCATAACGCCATCGGTACCGGACCGTCGCAAAAGCTCTGCGGCGTCTTCTTCGCTTTGCACATCGCCATTACCAATGACCGGTATGGACACGGCGGCCTTGACGTCAGTAATCGCATCCCAGTCCGCCTCGCCCTTATAGAACTGGCAGCGCGTGCGACCATGAATAGTCAACATCTGTATTCCCAAGTCCTCGGCAATACGAGCCAGACGCGGCGCATTGCGGTCATCGTCATCCCAGCCAAGGCGCATTTTAAGGGTAACGGGCACCTTCACCGCATTTACGGTTGCTTCCATGATCTCGGCAGCCAGCTTTTCCTGGCGCATCAGGGCTGAACCGGCATATCCCTTGGTCACTTTCTTTGCCGGGCAGCCCATATTGATATCAATGATCATGGCTCCACGGGCTTCATTCATTTTCGCCGCTTCGGCCATTTCTGACGGTTCGGTGCCGGCCAACTGCACCGAAAGCGGGCTTTCGGCTGCACAATCGCCGTGCATTTTACGCACTTCTTTCTGATGCTGCTGAATACGGGTCATGGCGTCCGACGCAATCATTTCCGACACAACGAGATGATCACCAAAACGGCGCACCTGCTGACGAAATGGGAGGTCAGTAACACCTGACATCGGTGCCAGAACAACATTTTCCGGCACGGTCACAGAACCGATCTGCAAAGACATGAAGAACTTCCGATTGCCTAAAACTTGGGCAGATTAATGAAACTGAAGGCAGAGTGCAACAACTCTAAGCGTAATAAGCCTACGAATAGTGTAAACAGCATAAAATTGGCTGTTTTCACCCCAAAAGATAGACCGTTACGAAACGCACCCCCGGAAATGCCAGCGTTAGTAACAACCACGCGCCCAGCACAAACCTTACCGCCATGCGCCCGCGCAAACTGGATCGTTCATGTATCCAGATCAGGGTGCAGATAACGGCAAAACCCGACAGCGTCAGCAGCATTTTATGATCAATTGTCCATAAAGCGGTGCCTTCTATCTGACGCAGGGCAAAACCAGTGACAATACCAACGACAAGCACCCAGGCAGACCATTTAAGATAGCTGATCAACATCAGCTCACTATCGCGCAATGGCGGCAAACGCCTGCTCCAGCGGTTGGGGCGCCGGTTTTTAAGGGCATTTTCCTGCACGACATAGGCCATTGCCGCAATGGCTGCGATGGTAACAAGCGCATAAGTGATCAGGGATGTTCCTATATGCACCCACAACCAGGCGGAATAAAGCACCTGTTCCTCAACCTGGCCCGGTGCGGCACCGCCGATAGATTCGAAAATGGCGGCAACAACGCCAAACAGGATCAGGTATGCCCCAACATAACCGCCCAGTCGCCAAACCTGCTGATGGAGCACACAGGTCGCAACACCCCCGAAGATAAACAGCACCGTTAACTCCGACCAATGCAAGGCAGCAGAAAACCCGCGCGATTGCACAGCCTCGCCCGTCAGGCTTAATACCGCGATGGTTCCTGCAATACCCACACCGATCGAGGCATAAAACCAGAAATCACGCTGTGGCTCACGCCGCATGATCTGGCATGTCAGGGGCAAAAGGGACAGAATATGAATGGCGGTGGCGAACATGCAAAAATGTCCAGAATGGTTGCAGGCAACAGAAGATAAAATTTGGCGACTTGGCAAATCGGGTTGGTAAAGTTAGCTTGTCGCCCACTTTATTGATGTGAGCATATATCGTTTATGAACAAAAAAATCTCGGTTGTCATCGTTGCTGCCGGTAGCGGTAGCAGATTTGGTGATCCGCTGCCAAAACAATATCATCACATAGGTGACAAAACGCTTCTGCGTCATAGCATCGAAGCGTTCATGCAGCTTTGCCCAGCCCATCATATTCAGGTTGTTTATAATCCCCTGCATCAAAATCATCTGGACGCCGCGATTGGCGATTTGATAACGGGCAAAGGGTTGCGTCCAGCTGTTGCCGGTGGTGCCACGCGACAGCAATCAGTGCTCAACGGCTTGCGTGCCCTGAGCGATGTCACACCGGATTATGTCCTTGTGCACGATGCGGCCCGCCCCGGCATTGATCCTGATGTCATTTACCGCGTTCTTGATGCCTTGCAAGATCACAAAGGGGCCATTCCCGGCATTGCCGTGCATGACACCATTAAACAATGCGATGATGACAAGGTCATTTTGCGTACCATTGCGCGTGATACCCTGATGCGGGCGCAAACGCCGCAGGGATTTGACTTTAACGCCCTTCTGATGGCCCACACCAAATTCGAGGGCCAGGAAATGACAGATGATGCCAGCCTGCTTGAGCAACTGGGTATCCCTGTCAAATGTGTGCCCGGCAGTGAGCGGAACGATAAAATCACCCGACGCGACGACATTGCCCGGCTGAGCGAATATTTAACCCCGGAAAATCCCCCCGAAAATCCCCTGAAAGAGCACGCCATGATTGCAGAAGAATATCGCACCGGCACCGGCTTTGATGTCCATCGCTTTGCACCGGGTGATGCCTGCATGTTATGTGGTGTCTCGGTACCGCATAAGGCCCGGCTAGAGGGACATTCCGATGCCGATGTTGGCCTGCATGCCCTGACCGATGCCATTTTAGGCGCAATCGCTGCCGGGGATATTGGCCAGCACTTCCCGCCCAGTGATCCGCAATGGAAAGGTGCGGCATCGGACCAGTTTTTAAAACATGCAGCCAACCTGGTTGCCCAGCGTAACGGGCGCATTGTGAATGTCGATGTGACGCTGATTTGCGAACGCCCGAAAATCGGCCCGCATACGCCAGCCATGCGCCAGGCCATTGCTACTATCCTGTCCATCGACATTGACCGCGTCAATGTAAAGGCCACCACGTCCGAACGTTTGGGTTTTACCGGCCGCGAAGAAGGCATTGCCGCACAGGCCGTCGCCAGTATCGCGCTTCCCCGCACGGCATAAACGCGTAAAGCAACCGATAAAACCTTCACGCACTTACGACAACAGGCGGGCCACATGACCCGCCTGTTGTCGCATCAACGCAGAATAATCTCTCAGGCTTCCGCTTTTTCTTCTTCCGGCAATTGATATTTTAAAATTACCGGCACTTGGGCCAACCCAAACAGCAATGTGATGGGGGTAACGGCCCAAACCTTAAAGGCAACCCAAAAGTCGGTACCAAAATTGCGCCAGACCACCTCGTTGGCAATGGCCAGCACCACAAAAAACAGGCCCCAACGCCAGGTCAAAGTACGCCAGCCTGCATCCGTTACCTGAAACGCCGTTTCCAAAACGAGTTTCAAAAACAGCTTTCCCATCGCAAGACCACCAAACAGAATGGCCGCAAACATCAAATTCACGATGGTCGGCTTGATCTTGATGAAAAGCTCATCTTGAAGATACAGCGTTAAACCACCGAAAATAATAACAAAAAAACCACCGATAAGTGGCATCATCGGAATGGTACGGTTGATCAGAAACGACACAGCAAGCGCAACGACTGTCGCCACAACAAAAACCAGCGTTGCCGTCATCAGATTATGTGTAATGCTGTTAATTGCAAAAAACAGCACCAGCGGCCCCATTTCCAGGACCAGTTTGGTTACATGGTTCATTGTGTCACTTCTTTTGTCATTAAGGCGCCATCCTATTGTCGGCAGGGGCGCGGCGCAACAGCGCGATTGCCTTAAGGCCCCTCAAATTTCCGTCAGCTCACTTGTTGGTGCAGCCAGGCCGCATAGCCATCATTAATCCGGCCAAGCGGCACTTCAAGTACACAAGGGGTATCATAAGGATGAATGTCCAGCACATGGGCCTGCAATTTGGAAAATATCTGTTTTTCGGTTTTCAGCAGCAAAACAGTTTCACTTGCCTCTTCCACTTCGCCATTCCATTCATAAACCGATGTCATTGACGGTAAAATGTTGGCGCAGGCCGCCAGCCTTGCGCCGAGCGCGGAACGGGCGATTTTGCGTGCACAATCCATATCCGGCACCGTGACATAAGCCATTACCATTTCAAGCGCATTGGTTTTGATATTTGTCATGGCAGTTGCCCTTTCTGCGAAATTCGGCAAGACTTTGGCTATGATACGCCTACCAGATCCCCCCCGTTTTTGGGGTACGTTCAACAGGGAGTTTTATCATGCCAGCGGCAAAGGCGACAAAGCCGACCAGCACCCAGAAAAACTGGCTTAAACGTGGCCTTTCACAGCCAGGAGGCAAATTGCCACTTTTTGATGAACAGGGAAAGCAGGTATCGGCAAAAACGGTTCAGGCCTGCATTGACCGTGGCTGGGCCGAACCCTGGTTTGCCAATCCGTTAAAACCCGACTGGCTGGTCTGCAAGCTTACCGATAATGGTCGCAGTGTGATAAAGGAATAATCTGTCTCTGGCGATCCGGTATATTCGTCATCCCTACTAAGGCCAGAGTTTGGAGAAGATAATAAAAAACCCGCGCCACGAACTGGTGCAGGTTAACTGTTTTGGATCCTTGAAGGAATTGGTCGGAGCGAGAGGATTCGAACCTCCGACCCCCTGCACCCCATGCAGGTGCGCTACCAGGCTGCGCCACGCTCCGACCGATGTGCGCCTTGCGGCGCGGACAGATACATAGCCCCGCCGCGCCCAAGACGCAAATGGTTTTTACGGATTTTTTTTCACTTCCTGAAGAGTAGCCCTCAAAAGCGATTGCAATCCTTCAAGTTCGCCTAAAACGTTCATCAGCGACTGCCGATCAATCGCTTTTTTCGACGAATCTGAAACAACATCAATGGCATCGTCTGAAACTGATTCGGCATAAGACACAGTTTCGCTGTCCGCCACGGAAGCATCTTTTGAGGCAGGCTGGATAGCGCCACCAGGCAACGTCCCGCCATTTTGCGCGATCAGTTTTTGTACACCCTTGATGGTGTAACCCTGATCATGCAAAAGCGCACGAATACCTTTGAGAAACTCAATATCATCCGGCCGATAATAGCGACGACCACCCGCCCGCTTCATCGGTTTGATTTGCGGAAATTTCTGCTCCCAGAAACGCAAGACGTGCTGCTGCAGACCCAATTCGGTTGCCGCCTCGCTGATTGTTCTGAAAGCAGAGTCAGATTTCATGGTACGGCGATTTTTCGCCGTCTCCCCCAATTCATTTTTCATTGATCGCGTTTATTCGTAATTTTATGCGTTAATGCGCGATTTGAGAACCTGGGACGGTCTGAAAACGAGCACTTTGCGGGGTAGAATCGGCACTTCTTCACCCGTTTTCGGGTTCCGGCCGATACGCTCGCCTTTGCTGCGTACGGAAAAACTGCCAAAAGAAGAAATTTTGACAACCTCGTCCCGGATCAGCGCACTGGAGATTTCGTCCAACACTGTTTCCAGTAATTGGGCAGATTCATTTCGCGACAGGCCGACTTCCTGATAGACCGCTTCGGCTAGATCGGCGCGGGTAACCGTTGTTTCCGACATGCAGACCGCCTCCTCATAACAGGGCAATGAACACAAAGGTATAGTTGGTGGCTAAATCAGTCAATATCAATAGGATACACGTGATTGTGGCGGAAAATTGCACTTTTTACGCCAAATCACTGATTTTTAATCATTTTTCCTGATTTTAGCTTATTTTGACCTTTAAAACAGATAAAAATTTTACCAACGTACCAGTGAAGCACCCCAGGTAAATCCGCCGCCCATTGCCTCAAGAACAACAATATCGCCGCGTTTGATACGCCCATCATGCACGGCTTCACTCAGTGCCAGCGGAATGGACGCGGCTGATGTATTGGCATGACGATCAACCGTCACGACCACACGATCCGGCGAAATGCCAAATTTGCGCGCCGTACCATCCAAAATGCGCTGGTTGGCCTGATGCGGTACCAGCCAGTCGATTTGCTCTGCTTCGATCCCTGTATCTGCAAGGACTTCACGAATAACCGATGCCAGATTGGTAACAGCATGACGAAAAACCTCGCGGCCTTCCATTTGAAGATGACCAACGGTCTGGGTTGAAGACGGCCCGCCATCGACATAAAGCAGTTCATATTTGCTGCCGTCAGAATGAAGCCGGGATGCCAGAATCCCCTGATCCTCAATTGTGCCGGTCCCTTCATAGCCCTGCACAATAACCGCCCCTGCCCCGTCACCAAACAACACACAGGTACGACGGTCTTCCCAGTCCAGAATGCGCGAAAAAGTTTCGGCACCAATCACAAGTACGGTTTTGGCCTGACCATTGCGAATATACATATCCGCGGTTGTCAGCGCATAAATAAAACCTGAACAAACCGCCTGCACATCAA is a genomic window containing:
- a CDS encoding sigma-54 dependent transcriptional regulator, which produces MAHDILIVDDEEDIRSLIAGILEDEGYTTRAAASSQQALSEVAARRPTLVVLDIWMEGSEHDGIETLKLIQREHPEVPVVMISGHGNIETALEASRNGAYDFIEKPFNTDRLLLVVERAIEDARLRRENRELTLRAGGDVEIVGKTPSIVNLRQAIDRVARTGSRILISGPAGVGKEVVARLVHKNSARANGPFVVLNCANISPETMEDSLFGAVGNATREARTGMLEIAHGGTLLLDEVADMPLETQGKIVRVLQDQTFVRVGGSVPVSVDVRVIATTSRNLEEKIEEQKFRQDLYYRLNVVPLEVPPLVARRDDIPELADYFLSRYADATGLPRRTLSPEAIAALHAYDWPGNVRQLKNVIERLMIMAPGDSTQMISGKMLPSELFSDMPESLVFDKTSEIMALPLREARELFEKEYLQTQVDRFGGNISKTANFIGMERSALHRKLKSLGIYGDRVGD
- a CDS encoding PAS domain-containing sensor histidine kinase, whose product is MSLPVRQRRKAWQQSAFVKLLGRIAQSRKFAIGLVIAALISATVTYLAMTGTAPLRPDPRTIIILLNIDLILLLALATLVARKLVQIWVERRKGTAGAKLHTRLVLMFSLVAVTPAIIVAVFSALFLHFGIQGWFSDRIRTAVEESMVIAQAYLQEHQELIRADALATASDLQRLGVSFATDPNRLSRILTAQADARGLPEALIIDGSGKVIAQSDYSFSYDPEGAPVPQEVFDRARVNDVVLMLGDTEDRIRAVVRLDNFIDGFLLVGRFVDSSVLDRIEQARRAVKAYENLEGERSGIVVTFVMIFVIIAVVLLLAAVMLGLTVATRLVEPISQLINGAEKVRDGDLSFRVPLDGQGDELEALSRAFNRMTAQLDTQRAELIAANRLNDERRRFTEAILGGVTAGVIGLDADCRINLPNRSASELLGLDIDNKLGQPICEVIPEFNVLFDEAIKEGERSKPRQIEIRRDGLNLMLLARVTVERAGDRSIFGYVVTFDDVTELQNAQRMAAWADVARRIAHEIKNPLTPIQLSAERLRRKYLKEIQSDTEIFKTCIETIIRQVGDIGRMVDEFSSFARMPSPKMRNENLADLAKNALFLQQQAHSAIKYDFVIDDGIDTHIQCDSRQVNQCLINTLKNAAEAIAGRDKGDGDLPPGHIGVYIRPGNDPDQRIDIVIEDNGRGLPTEHRERLTEPYVTTRSKGTGLGLAIVKKIMEDHGGELILADREETGARVTLSFPKNSTKLTENSSDSDSLPPAV
- the ntrC gene encoding nitrogen regulation protein NR(I), giving the protein MSAQPARILVADDDRAIRTVLTQALSRQGHEVRSTGHGKTLWDWIADGEGDLVITDVMMPDENGLDMVPRIRKLRPDLRVIVMSAQNTLLTAVKAAQRGAFEYLPKPFDLNELMGIVDRALETPVNQENAKPAGEEGDDRLPLIGRSAAMQEIYRSLARLMNTDLTVMVTGESGTGKELVARALHEYGSRRHGPFVAINMAAIPRELIESELFGHEKGAFTGANERKVGRFEQAEGGTLFLDEIGDMPLEAQTRLLRVLQEGEYTRVGGRTPIRVNVRIVAATHRDLRKLIREGSFREDLFYRLNVVPIRLPSLRERLEDIPELVNHFLAQASEQGLPRKTLSAEAMARLKAHRWPGNIRELENMVRRLTALYSQDMIGVDVIETEFAENSVAESAPAGEPQSLSESIERHVREYYDAHDDDLPSSGLYDRILREMERPLLTVTLEATRGNQVKAAEVLGLNRNTLRKKIRDLGLEVVRGAK
- a CDS encoding nitrogen regulation protein NR(II), producing the protein MRLGFGKGYSVDPAGVLNAIASAVVVADRDGKIRFVNQASEQLFNTSAAVLCRSNLKDFIPEDSPVFSLVAQAIDEATLVADHDLLIESPKIGRHAVNLTVGSMADETGCAVLTFEPRSIAQKIDNQLLSRNSARSVSAMAAILAHEIKNPLSGIRGAAQLIEQTATEDDRVLTRLICDEADRIVNLVDRMEIFSDKPLERGAVNIHTVLEHVRRLAENGFGHNLHFEEIYDPSLPPVYGNRDQLIQVFLNLVKNAAEAVQSETGLITISTRYQHGVRLAVAGGDTRVHLPLVVSVRDNGPGIPPDMRESLFDPFVTTKPTGSGLGLALVAKIIADHGGVIEVKDVPTGGAEFQIMLPIYHRTLAEDIQANQKDSWIKEETL
- the dusB gene encoding tRNA dihydrouridine synthase DusB; the encoded protein is MSLQIGSVTVPENVVLAPMSGVTDLPFRQQVRRFGDHLVVSEMIASDAMTRIQQHQKEVRKMHGDCAAESPLSVQLAGTEPSEMAEAAKMNEARGAMIIDINMGCPAKKVTKGYAGSALMRQEKLAAEIMEATVNAVKVPVTLKMRLGWDDDDRNAPRLARIAEDLGIQMLTIHGRTRCQFYKGEADWDAITDVKAAVSIPVIGNGDVQSEEDAAELLRRSGTDGVMIGRGVQGRPWFLKQVSHYLKTGTKLPSPTLEQQLETILAHYDAILDHHGLIPGYRIARKHLGWYCNGLRDATEFRRTVNVLDDPVQVKDAIRAFYEPKIETELRECAA